The Cucumis melo cultivar AY chromosome 9, USDA_Cmelo_AY_1.0, whole genome shotgun sequence genome includes the window AAATGTATTCcatgataataatataaaatgcAAAATAAACCAAAGGTAGACTTTTTTGTTTGGGATCTCAAAGGGGAGGGCTAAGCACATCTCTTTGAGTAGTTAACTAAGCAAACAGCCAAATAAAAGGTAATGATGCCACTTTGTAAAGCACAAAAGAACCTCTTTTTCATAAAGTTAAAAGGCATCATTTGAGATTTGAATTAGCGTTAGGAAGGTGAGAGTCTTTGTGGCCAATTTTCTTAAATCCTCTTTACAGTTCGAAACCACTGTCAACTAgttttatatcattttatatAATATTGTTTGAAGGTTAGTAGCACAAACATTATCTTTCTCTCAAATTCCTTTTATATAAAGTCAATTGAAGATGGAGTGTTATTGAGTTTTCTAGGggtcttttttttccttttaccaTTTAGTTTTATCCTACCTAAACTACCTCAAATGTCCAACTATCATAGAATTTGTAACAATcaatctcgaaaaagaaaacaaaggtaGGGAATTGACATTTTGCTTGATGGAATATTATAGGTTGAAAAACAAGTTTAGCCCTAATCTCTTAAATTTCTATGAAAAAAGGTTTTTGAATACTTTAAAAAGTGTCTAATGTATAAatctaataaatttaatttctatatttaatgtgtccctaaatttttaattatatgtTTAGTAGGTTGTTCACttactaaaaaattaaaataacttgtttattggatttaaatttgaattttatgtgtAATAGAATCTCAAACTTTCAATTTGTGTGAAGAATGTCTACCATACATTGTTTTAATCAGATAACATTTTAAGAGTTTTGTAGGATTATTTATCATGGGCTCAGAagaattatattaaaattagtCTATGACGTATTATACATAAAACGAAAGCTTTGAAACATGTAATGTGAAATTAGTATCCTATGGATTTTTTTTGATAGCGGTCATTTGAGGTAAAGATTATCTAAGATTATAATAACCATCTCTTGTTACTCTCCAATTAGCTACGGTGAATACTTTCAGAACTTCTAATTTGTTACCGTTTTTTACTATTTGACATTCAtcgtctatttttttttttttttttttttttttttgctgtttAAAAATTTcttatcaaattaaaataatctacacATCAAATACATACTGTTATATTttgaactaaaataatctaaacTCCAGATATAAACTACTCTATCAAATCATAGTAACTCATTCCTTGCCTCAAACACCTTATATGAATAATTGTGTGAGTTGTTCTGCGACCTTAGTAGAAGTGTGCAAAAGCTGACTTGGACACccagatatgaaaaagaaataaaatatcaaactatCTTGGCCTAAAACAATAAccttgacaaaaaaaaaattattataatttacaACCAAAAATCAAGGAgcttttttataattattattactaatttGCCCTTGGTTGAAACAAGACCGAAAAGAAAGAGGATGGAAGGAGAGAAAAAGGTGGAATCCAAAATCACTTttagaaaagaaagggaaagatTGTCCAGGCTAGACCTCACCTCACACTTAAAATCAAATCACTCCTCACAGTTGCTTCACTCTCTTAACAATTAAGGATCCAATAATTTTCCTAAAGTTCCCTTAGCCTATTTCAGTCCACAATCCCAAAAGGATCTAAAAGTTTTTACACCCACTTACTCCACAGAATAgctatataaataattttgtgATAATGTTAATAAAAAGAATGAAGGTTAAAATATCACTTTTATTCGTATACTTTGAAGCTTGTTTAAATTTACTTTATTAAACATTTATTTGCCTAGTTTTGTCTTCTTACTTCTACTTTCAACGGATCTTAGGTTTAGTTTCTTAAAGTAAAgtttaactaaaataataacaataatcttctaataagaaaatataatacacatatataaataaattagcATTGaggactaaatttaagattgaTTAAAAGTGCAAGAGACTTCAATTATCCTATTTAGTCTTCATACTTCTACTTTGGATAAAGCTTTAAATATATTGAATATACTTTTACCAAAATTGATTAAAGAATGACAATAATTTTCATATAAAAACATGTAAATATGTAaggaaattttcaaaaatataacaaaagaaactaaaatatttacaaaatataataaatttcatattctatcaacAATAGATGTTATCGTGTCTATTAGTGACATTGATAGAAATTGGAACTGATAGAAGTTTATTGGTTAAAATAAatcttgttatatttgtaaatattttcaacaaattagttaaaataaaaaaataaaaaataaataaaactaaaattgaaaatatataaagTATATAAACAAAATAGTATTATAACTAAAAAGGGAAAAACAAAGGATGGAAAATGGGGAATATTAAGAAGCTTTTCCACTTTTGAGCATTAAAGTTGGGCAAAGCAGACAACATTAATTCAGCCTTTACAACTGTTCCCTTGCAAAAGAGTTTCATTTAGACAAATTATGAACTGCCACCTCATTACTAAACTCCTCCATTTTTCTCTATTGCTTCATTGatttaatttctaaaagaaaaaattagaaGTGTTTACTaattccttcttttcttttctttttaattctacATTGTGATTTCCACTACCAAAACCAAAGGGAAAAGAATGTTTATTAAACCCATAGGCTATAAGTTGCGTGTGATTTTTCCTTCTATCCAATTACCTTTTTTTCCCTTAATTTCTTTCTAAATTGTTGCTTTAAAATGCCTCAAGTCACTTAGAATGATTATCTTGataatcattttgtttttaaaaattaaatttatttttgttcgATGTCTTACAAAGATTTACatctttattatatattaaaatagttACCAATTGGGTGTTAgtatattaatttttatatgttttttattatttcaatcaAGTAGTTTATTCAAAGTTTACTATTCCTAGGTAAGTAGTCATTTCtataatcttttaaaaaataaattttcctttttttcttggTAGAAAAGTATGAAGTACAAAAATTAGATGTAGCTTAAGTTGCACCTAATCATTGCTCgtgtaaatatattttgaagATAAGTTGTAAAATACAAATAGTTCTCGAGTTTTAAATTTCTATGTACTTAGTTCTTAAGCTCTACCATATCTTTGGATTTTAAAGTTCGTATCTAATAGGTTGCTGAACTTTAAAAATGCTAGGGgtagattttatttttcaaaaatcttCAAATATCCAAAACTTTATAGGTTTTCAAAATTAGATTTTCAAGATGTTTGTAGAAATTATTTTACAAGTATTTGGATGACTGGTTGTTTTTACATAATGTTAAAGAATGTTTCTATAGTTgttcaaaaaatttaaaattaatttcaataaattgtATTAAAAATGTAGAAACTTTTTAGCAACTATAGGAAAggtataataaaataaacaatatgATCCTCAATTTTTGAttgaaaataaatcaaactaCAATCCAAGataattaaactttatttatatatatatatacctacaattataatatatattgcATATGTGGTCATCAGTTAGTGCATGCATAATTGATTACACTAAACACAAATGCATTATTTTTATTGGTAACTACAAAATGTGActtcttattattttcattattattattttatgaaagacaaaaatatataaaaaataaaaattgaaagtttCAAATCACATCAAAATTTCTAGGAATCAAAATTTTTGAATAGCAATTTATAACCAATTGTTAAAATAgcacaattttttaaaatcaaatatttgCTAAACAGGGTCGGATTTAGCCTTGTaaaaatctaaatctaaacCAATTTTTCAAAAGGGTAAAAAGAGCAAAATGGTCACTCAAAACATAAACTTGgaatcaaataaaattaaaagaaaaaaaaagttttctttAACCAAAAAAATCAATCTAATCACTTAGATAATGGAAAACAATACATTACTAAAGATTAACCTATTctttttaatcattttaatttatttccatCAGTCCCAAAATATTATCTCTAACCATATTAGATATTaaccaaataaataaaagaaaaaaaaaacattaactaaaaaaattcctttttattttcttttaaaacaaattgtAGCAATCAATATTATTTGGCCTTATTCCACAAAAGTCAAAAAACATGTGTGTGAACATAAATCAAAACAATAAATtcaagcttcttcttcttcttcttctacttcttctacttcatcttcttccatGGCAGAGTATTCAAAGTTAATtaaccaaataataataatagtgaaGAAGGAATTAGCATATTCTATTTTATCCCAAAACACTCAGATTTTTTCTTCATCACTTACTTTGGGATTTACTTAACTTTACTCTTTCTCTCGATTCTGCTGATATTCCTCAAACCCCAAATTCTCTCTCTTTGATTCCATTCTGTTGAGACCTCCACGGGAATTAGTCCACCGTTCACCGCTCTTCTTCAGCATTCTCATCCGCTCTTCCCCTTTACCGGACTTCTCACTAAATCATGGAGCTTCATCAACAATTCATGGACCCGTTTGATtaacatcatcttcttcttctttccatcCCATCGTTAAAAAGCTCTTTAAAGggttttcttctttcttgcagAGGGATTTCATTTCTGAATCTGAGATTCGATCATGGAGTTTCAAGAAGGTTTGGTGAAGTTTATGTTTCATGGAGATGTTAAACCCAACTGGGTTTTTGGGAAGGATTCTCCATCTGTTGCTGTTTCGGAGATAAGTAGTACTCCTAGACGGAAATGGCGGATCTTCAATCGGtcttcttcttcaccatttccaTCAAAACCAAAAGCCCATTTTAAGGAAATACCTAAAGAATTGCTCTGTCCGATTACTGGGTCTTTAATGGCGGATCCTGTAATTGTTTCCTCTGGTCATACTTTTGAAGCTGCTTGTGTTCAGGTTTGTAAAGATTTAGGGTTGAAACCGACTTTGTTAGATGGTTCTAAGCCGGATTTCTCATCTGTGATTCCAAATCTGGCTCTTAAATCCACCATTTTCAATTGGTGTAAAAATTCCTCTTCTGAACCTCCTCAACCCCTTGATTTCTCCTCTGCTGAAAAGCTTGTTCGTAAATTCATCGCGGCTCATAGTAAAAGCGATGAGGAATTGATTCAAGGGGTTGCTGAGACTCCTGTGGTTCGATTCAACCATGCCGCCACTGAAGTTGCTCGACGAAGTTCTCATTTTCATTCGAGTTCCGATGAATCTGTAAGCGCCGTTGTTCCTACTCTGCCTCTTCCCCTTGCGATTCGCCCGAGTTGCTgttcttcgtcttcttcctctGATAACGAGATCATTGGTACTCTTAACCTGCCTGAAGAGGAAGAGATCGTCGTGAAGCTTAAAAGTTCTCAGGTTATTGAGGTTGAAGAGGCTGTGACGACGTTGAGAAAAATTACGAGAACTCGAGAGGACAGTAGAGTTCATCTCTGTTCTCCTATGATTCTCTCTGCTTTGCGATCTCTCATCGTCTCAAGGTACTCTGGCGTTCAAGTGAATTCAGTTGCGGCGCTTGTAAATCTATCTTTAGAGAATTCGAACAAGGTGAAGATCGTGCGATCGGGCATTCTCCCTAATTTGATCGATGTTCTGAAAGGGGGTTCGCCGGAGGTTCAAGAACATGCTGCCGGCGCCATTTTCAGCTTAGCTCTCGACGACAACAACAAGACGGCGATCGGCGTGTTGGGTGCTCTACCACCATTGATACGGCTGTTGTTATCCGACTCGGAGCAAACTCGGCACGACTCAGCTCTTGCTCTTTACCACTTATCCCACGTTCAGAGCAACCGTTCGAAGCTAGTGAAATTCGGGTCGGTGCCGATTCTTCTCGGGATGGTGAAATCTCGTCACATGGCCGGCCGTATTTTGCTGATTTTGTGTAATTTAGCAGCTTGTTTTGAGGGCCGGGCCGCGTTGTTAGACTCCGGCGCGGTGGAGTGTTTGGTGGGGATGTTGAGAGAAAACGAGTTGGACTCTGAATCAACTCGGGAGAGTTGTGTGGCGGTTCTGTTTGGACTGAGTTTCGGCGGATTGAGGTTCAAAGGTCTCGCAAAAACCGCCGGAGCAATGGATCTTTTCATGGCAATGGAGAAAAATGGAAGTGAAAGATCAAAAGAGAAGGTGAAGAGGATGATGGAGTATATGAAAGCCAGAGATGAAGAAGCTGAGGATGTGAATTGGGAGGAATTGCTCGACTCGGGTTGTTTCGGTAGCCGAACTCGGTGTCGACTTGGTGCCGGAATGGACAGATCCACCGCAAACTCATCAGAATTCTGAACAGAACCCATTTGAATTTGTAAActtgggatttttttttttcttttttgtttatcaTTTGGGTTGTGAATATTAGTGAAGAACAAACGACTTTTgaatttcatttgattactctgttttcttctccttcatcttcatctgtttcctttttttttttttctcttttccagATGAAGATGCCAAATAAAAAGCCTTCTAAAGAAGCAACCTCAAAATTTTGTATTGTGAATTTGTGTATTGTGATTCAATTataatcttcatcttcaatttCTGTTTTGCTTTTCTTTCATTTCAATGATTATAAgatcaagaaaaagaaaagcagaGCAATGAGGTTATTTTCTTCTTCCCCTTTACTTTTTCTATTCATATTCCATAGATTCAAATACAACAAATCAATCATATCTTATAAGAACAATGAAAAAAGGGTATATATAATCGAAATTCGAATCAAAAACAAATTCTAATCAGTTAAATACATCGCACCTGCGTCTGATTTCTCCTTCATTCCCCACTTTGACGCCATAGCCACCAAGCTTCATCATCGCTTGAGAAAACGCGGCGAAGAACACACTCtcatcagtagcatatttctCCACCCATGGTCTCGTTCTTGGATCGCTATACAATCCACCATCGGACTTCAAGAGCCCTAAACCCTTTTGCAAATTCTTGAAATACATGTTATCGAATTTGTTCGGCGTCATTACGTCGTTGAAAACAGAGAGAGTTGGATTCTTCTTGTAATCCGCGCAAGCTCTCTGTAACCCTAATGCAAATCTTGGGTTGTAATGGCTGTTGCTGTAATTGAAGATCTCAGTGGTGAATTCCTTGCAATGCGAGAACCCAATTGAATGAGCGCCGCTTAATGCCACCATTTCCTGA containing:
- the LOC103498047 gene encoding U-box domain-containing protein 40 translates to MEFQEGLVKFMFHGDVKPNWVFGKDSPSVAVSEISSTPRRKWRIFNRSSSSPFPSKPKAHFKEIPKELLCPITGSLMADPVIVSSGHTFEAACVQVCKDLGLKPTLLDGSKPDFSSVIPNLALKSTIFNWCKNSSSEPPQPLDFSSAEKLVRKFIAAHSKSDEELIQGVAETPVVRFNHAATEVARRSSHFHSSSDESVSAVVPTLPLPLAIRPSCCSSSSSSDNEIIGTLNLPEEEEIVVKLKSSQVIEVEEAVTTLRKITRTREDSRVHLCSPMILSALRSLIVSRYSGVQVNSVAALVNLSLENSNKVKIVRSGILPNLIDVLKGGSPEVQEHAAGAIFSLALDDNNKTAIGVLGALPPLIRLLLSDSEQTRHDSALALYHLSHVQSNRSKLVKFGSVPILLGMVKSRHMAGRILLILCNLAACFEGRAALLDSGAVECLVGMLRENELDSESTRESCVAVLFGLSFGGLRFKGLAKTAGAMDLFMAMEKNGSERSKEKVKRMMEYMKARDEEAEDVNWEELLDSGCFGSRTRCRLGAGMDRSTANSSEF